TTGACTGCTTCCTGTCCTGCAACTTCACCAAAAGTCTGCGGACGATACTTAGCTGTCAGATTCGATGTACTCATATAAGGATTTCGCCTCCGGCGGCTTAAACCCTTTTCCAAAAGGGTTTAAGAATCCCAAAACGTTTAATTACGCTTCGCGACTGTTTATCAACAAATGTGCATAGAACAGAAAAATAGTTTGGAGACCTGTGCTACAGGCCCCCAAACCGGATAGAAACTAAATCTCGTAGTAATCAAGCCAGCTTTTGTAATCTTCGTTGCCGCCTTTAACGGCGTTGAAGTACTCTTTCTGGAGAATTGTACCGATCGGACCGCGCTTGCCTTCACCGATTACTCGGTTGTCCACTTCGCAGATAGGAGTAACTTCAGCAGCAGTACCGCAGAAGAAAGCTTCATCAGCAATGTAGAGTTCGTCACGGGTGAAGAGCTGCTCGACAACTTGGTAACCGAGGTCGCTTGCAACCTTCATCAGACTGGCGCGGGTGATACCGGGCAGAACGGAAGTAAGCGGAGTAGTCTTGATAACATTATTTTTGACAATAAAAATGTTCTCGCCGGTGGCTTCAGAAACAAAACCGGTGGTATCAAGCATGAGAGCTTCATCGTAGCCGTCCCGGACTGCCTCAACCTTGGCAAGAATAGAGTTGACGTAGTTACCGCAAGCTTTGGATTTGGTCATCATGGCATTTACATGATGGCGGTTGAAGGATGAAGTCTTAACACGGATACCCTTTTCGAGAGCTTCTTCACCGAGATAAGCCCCCCAAGGCCATGTTGCAATGCAGACACGGATAGGGTTTTTGCCGGGATGAACGCCCATAACACCGTCACCGATGAATACCAGCGGACGGATATAGCCTTCTTTGAGCCCATTAACCTTAAGGGTTTCAATAATCGCGTCGTGAATTTCTTCAACTGTGAAAGGAATTGTTATCCCGAGAATTTTTGCGGAATCAAAAAGGCGGAGCACGTGTTCACGAAGTCTGAAAACAGCGGATTTACCGTCTACTGTTGCGTATGCGCGGATTCCTTCGAACACACCGGCACCGTAGTGCAGGGTGTGGGTCAGCACGTGAACCTGTGCATCATCCCAGTTAACCAATTCACCGTCAAACCAGATTTTTTCTGCTTTTTGAACCATTATTTCCCCCTAATTTTCGTCTATAAATATAGCATGCAAAGACCGTATAACGGCTCCGCAGGATTGCTTCAATGGACAATAGAATTAAAGAAGCTAAAAAAAAGAGGGTCCAAGGTCAAGAAAGAAGGATAAAATAGCAAAAATGCTACAGCAAAAAGTAGAAAAAGCAGAACGCGGGCGGAAGCATATGCACTCCGCCCGTTCTAATATTCAGATCATCACTGCTTTAAGATTAAACGCTGACCACGGAATTCTCGCAATTTCCGTATGGAGTCTTCTCTGTCCGGTCCGGCTCAGTGTCGTTAAACCAGACGTCATTCCCGGCCAGATATCTGAACTGATAATCACGCCCTGTTTCAAGGTCCACGGTCACTGTATACTTGCCGCTTTTCAGCTTTTTCATTGGGATGGAACTTTGGTCCCAGTCATTGAAGTCGCCGACCAGAAAAATGGCTTCACCATTCTCTACCTGATTTTTTTCAACTTCAAACTTAACCTTGCATACGGGTCTGCTCTTGAGAAATTTTTTGGAAAGGGCCACCGAAGCCTCCTACTGGTTTCAAATTCATTAACGCCAGTGATAAATTTTATTCTGTTAATAATTAATCGTTATTTTTTTTTAATGTCAACATCATCATATAAAATTAATGCAAACGTCACCTCTTAATTTTGATTAAATATTCTCTAAAATAAGTTTTTGACCCTATTATAACATGCATAAAATCCTTAAATTCAGAATATAATTCTGTTTAAAGAACTTAATCAAACTTTTTTTCTTAATAAATGTCGTCATAGACACAAATATTAGTTTTGACAGCTAAGTACACCGCGAGTACATATGTACCCTTCAAGTCTATATTTTATTTAGGAGTAACGACCATGGACAAATTTCCAAGAGTTCACCGGCTGCCCCCCTACGTGTTTGCCAAGGTGAACGAACTGAAAATGCAGCTGCGCCACGACGGTGAGGATATCATCGACCTTGGCATGGGGAATCCAGACATCCCCACCCCGCAACACATTGTAGACAAGCTGGTAGAGGCGTCGCAGAAGCCCGCCAACCATCGCTACAGCGCGTCAAGGGGAATCAAGGGTCTCCGCAGAGAAATGGCGCTTTGGTATAAGAAAAGATATGGCGTTGAACTGGATTATGATCAGGAAGTGGTCGTTACCATGGGCGCCAAAGAGGGGCTGGCGCACCTGGCGCTGGTTATGCTTTCACCGGGGGACGTTGTTTTTGCACCGGACCCGTCTTATCCTATTCATCCTTATGCAAGTATCATTGCAGGGGCGGACGTACGCCGCATTCCTATCGGAGCAAACAGAGATTTCTTCGAAGACCTCGAACTGGCCATGCGCCAGACCTGGCCTAAGCCGAAACTGCTGATCATCAACTATCCGCACAACCCCACCGGGGTAACAGCGGAAATTCCTTTCTTTGAAAAAATTGTTGACTTTGCTAAGGAAAACGACCTGCTGGTAATCCACGATCTCGCCTACGCCGATTTCACATTCGACGGCTACAAAGCGCCCAGCTTCCTTCAGGCACGTGGAGCTAAAGACGTCGGGGTAGAATTTTTCTCCCTATCCAAAAGCTATTCAATGCCCGGATGGCGAGTCGGATTCTGCTGCGGTAACCGCGAGATGGTTCAGGCGCTGACCCGTATTAAAAGCTATCTGGACTACGGTCTTTTTCAGCCGATCCAGATTGCCGCATGCCATGCCCTTTCCGGACCGCAGGAATGTGTCCGTGAGATTATGGACATCTATCAGGACCGCCGCGATGCTCTTTGCGAAGGTTTGCAACGTATCGGCTGGGATGTAACTCCCCCCAAAGCCACGCAGTTTGTTTGGGCCCCGATCCCGGAACAGTTCAAGGAGCTAGGCTCGGTGGAATTCTCCAAACTGCTGCTGAGAGAATGCAAAGTTGCAGTTGCGCCCGGCCTTGGTTTCGGACACTATGGAGATGACCATGTTCGCATGGCCCTTGTTGAAAACAGACAACGGATCAATCAGGCCGTACGCGGCATGAAAGACCTTTTCTCAAAAGGGTAAAAGATAACTATTCAAATTTCTAACAGGCTGCGCTATAACGCAGCCTGTTAGTTTTTTTGAACCCAGTGAAATGAATTAAGAGGTTTTAATGCAGACTGTTAAGCTTGCCATCGCCGGATTCGGCACTGTCGGAACCGGACTCGCCCGGATTTTAGAAGAAAATAAAGATGTAATCCTCGCCCGCTGCGGTAAAAAATTTGAGATTACATCCGTTCTGGTCCGTGACGTGAACAAAAAAAGAGATTTCCTGCCCGGACCTGAAGTAAAATTTACTGCCGATCCCGACGAATTCGCAACCAGCCCTGATATTGACATCGTCGTTGAACTCATGGGCGGTATTACCGTAGCCAAGGAAATCGTCATTAAAGCTCTGGAAGCAGGCAAGCATGTAGTAACGGCCAACAAGCATCTTCTGGCTGAACACGGCATTGAACTTTTCGAAATAGCGGCAAAAAACAAAGTCGGTCTATACTATGAATCAAGTGTTGCCGGCGGTATTCCCATCATCCAGGCCATCAAAGAATCTCTGGCTGGAAACCGCATCAAATCCATCGTCGGCATCCTCAACGGTACAGCCAACTACATACTTTCCGAGATGTCTACCAGCAACCTTGAGTTCGATACAGCCCTTGCGCAAGCCACTGAGCTTGGCTACGCTGAAGCAGATCCTACTTTTGATATTGAAGGCATCGACGCCGCGCACAAAGTCTGTGTATTGACCCGTATAGCTTACGGCAAGGATTACCCTCTTTCCGAACTCCCTGTTGAAGGTATCTCCAAAATCGAAAGACAGGATATCTGCTTTGCCCGTGAATTCGGGTACCGTGTTAAACTTATCGGTGCTGTGCGCGATGTTGGCGGCAAACTTGAAGCTGGAGTATTCCCGGCACTGGTCAAGTACACCCTGCTGCTGGCCCGCGTTGGCGGCAACTATAATGCCGTTCGCGTTGAAGGCAACGCAGTCGGTCCCGCATTTTTTCACGGTCAGGGAGCTGGCTCACTGCCTACTGGAAGCGCAGTTCTGGCTGACATCATGGCTCTTGCGAAAACCGACAGCCCCGACAACACCGGTTTCTGCAACGCGCCTATCGAAAAAGCAGACATCCTCGCACCGGAACTTGCTACCTCCGAATACTATTTCCGCTTTACTGTACAGGATAAAGCCGGGGTTATGGCAGCATTGTCCAAATGCCTTGCCGAACATAACATTTCCATTGCTCAGGCTGTCCAGAAGGGCAATCCGGAAGATAAAGACATCCCAGTGGTATTCACCACCCATAAAGCAAGTAACAAGGATGTGAAAGCCGCCATTGAGGAGATCGACAAAATGTCTTTCATAACTAAACCGACCATGTCCATGCGGATTTTGAAAGGATAATCTACAGCCATGAAACTTCTTTTTCTTATTGCGGACGGAATGGGCGGCTGGCCTATTGATGAGCTGGGAAACAAAACCACCCTTGCCGCTGCTAATACACCGAACATGGATATGCTGGCCGGTAAAGGGTTGATCGGAACCTGCCGGACCGTACCCAAAGGCATGGCCCCCGGTTCCGATGTTGCCAATATGTCTCTGCTGGGGTTTGATCCAGCTGCATATCATACCGGGCGCGGTCCCATTGAAGCGGCAGCGCAGGGTCTTAAACTCGGCCCTGATGATCTGGTCTGGCGTATGAATCTGGTTAACCTTTCCGAATTATCTGAAAGCGGAACCATGTACGACTATTCCTCAGGACATATCGGCACTGAACAATCTGTGCCTCTGGTCGAAAAACTTCAAGCCGAGCTGGGCAACGACGAATTTACTTTCTATCCCGGCATTCAGTACCGGCACCTGCTGGTGCAGAAAGACGGTGCAAAAAAAATGGAAGCGGGACTGAA
Above is a genomic segment from Maridesulfovibrio sp. containing:
- a CDS encoding branched-chain amino acid transaminase, yielding MVQKAEKIWFDGELVNWDDAQVHVLTHTLHYGAGVFEGIRAYATVDGKSAVFRLREHVLRLFDSAKILGITIPFTVEEIHDAIIETLKVNGLKEGYIRPLVFIGDGVMGVHPGKNPIRVCIATWPWGAYLGEEALEKGIRVKTSSFNRHHVNAMMTKSKACGNYVNSILAKVEAVRDGYDEALMLDTTGFVSEATGENIFIVKNNVIKTTPLTSVLPGITRASLMKVASDLGYQVVEQLFTRDELYIADEAFFCGTAAEVTPICEVDNRVIGEGKRGPIGTILQKEYFNAVKGGNEDYKSWLDYYEI
- a CDS encoding isoamylase early set domain-containing protein, which codes for MALSKKFLKSRPVCKVKFEVEKNQVENGEAIFLVGDFNDWDQSSIPMKKLKSGKYTVTVDLETGRDYQFRYLAGNDVWFNDTEPDRTEKTPYGNCENSVVSV
- a CDS encoding aminotransferase class I/II-fold pyridoxal phosphate-dependent enzyme, translating into MDKFPRVHRLPPYVFAKVNELKMQLRHDGEDIIDLGMGNPDIPTPQHIVDKLVEASQKPANHRYSASRGIKGLRREMALWYKKRYGVELDYDQEVVVTMGAKEGLAHLALVMLSPGDVVFAPDPSYPIHPYASIIAGADVRRIPIGANRDFFEDLELAMRQTWPKPKLLIINYPHNPTGVTAEIPFFEKIVDFAKENDLLVIHDLAYADFTFDGYKAPSFLQARGAKDVGVEFFSLSKSYSMPGWRVGFCCGNREMVQALTRIKSYLDYGLFQPIQIAACHALSGPQECVREIMDIYQDRRDALCEGLQRIGWDVTPPKATQFVWAPIPEQFKELGSVEFSKLLLRECKVAVAPGLGFGHYGDDHVRMALVENRQRINQAVRGMKDLFSKG
- a CDS encoding homoserine dehydrogenase; translation: MQTVKLAIAGFGTVGTGLARILEENKDVILARCGKKFEITSVLVRDVNKKRDFLPGPEVKFTADPDEFATSPDIDIVVELMGGITVAKEIVIKALEAGKHVVTANKHLLAEHGIELFEIAAKNKVGLYYESSVAGGIPIIQAIKESLAGNRIKSIVGILNGTANYILSEMSTSNLEFDTALAQATELGYAEADPTFDIEGIDAAHKVCVLTRIAYGKDYPLSELPVEGISKIERQDICFAREFGYRVKLIGAVRDVGGKLEAGVFPALVKYTLLLARVGGNYNAVRVEGNAVGPAFFHGQGAGSLPTGSAVLADIMALAKTDSPDNTGFCNAPIEKADILAPELATSEYYFRFTVQDKAGVMAALSKCLAEHNISIAQAVQKGNPEDKDIPVVFTTHKASNKDVKAAIEEIDKMSFITKPTMSMRILKG